From a region of the Paenibacillus sp. R14(2021) genome:
- a CDS encoding molybdopterin-dependent oxidoreductase encodes MAKWLAAIRKGYGKKLASLHAWNGWIVVILALTGLVLFQGLWRGILGEGRVVIRFLHIVVGIASLLPVVYYLLLAGKHWKQLRGKTAQKVNVVIVLALLVGWLLSGLLLWQFKAAGPRWSSNALYVHDLLTWVGLPYIIYHSLTRLKWLKEPHRRTIKTGAAGEGLHPAAKPEAVLSRRAFIRTAIGAGLAIAVGPSFLRWIGSQLSSGTNYDQEAVSDANKLFPAPAPLPASSPPIGGGSKGSFRIYTVTPIPHFDNSTFSFTVDGLVNKKLQWNWEQFVALKREVQVSDFHCVTGWSVYNNTWEGIKLKDFLAMAGVKPGAKTVKLYSGDGVYTDSLTLDQASMDDVLVALMHDGKPIPSDLGGPVRLVVPKMYTYKSVKWLNRIELIDSDHTGYWEERGYSNDAWV; translated from the coding sequence ATGGCAAAATGGCTGGCTGCGATTCGCAAAGGGTACGGCAAGAAGCTGGCGTCCCTGCATGCATGGAACGGATGGATTGTCGTTATTTTGGCGTTAACGGGACTAGTGCTTTTCCAGGGGCTGTGGCGAGGCATTCTTGGTGAAGGACGCGTCGTAATCCGCTTTCTGCATATCGTGGTCGGAATCGCTTCGCTACTTCCGGTCGTCTATTATTTGCTCCTTGCGGGGAAGCACTGGAAGCAGCTGAGGGGGAAGACCGCGCAGAAGGTCAACGTCGTCATCGTGCTTGCGCTGCTCGTCGGCTGGCTGCTGTCCGGCCTCCTGCTGTGGCAGTTTAAGGCCGCAGGTCCGAGATGGTCGAGCAATGCGCTCTACGTGCATGATCTGCTGACCTGGGTCGGCCTGCCTTATATCATCTACCATTCCCTCACGCGTCTCAAATGGCTTAAGGAGCCGCACCGCCGCACGATCAAGACGGGCGCAGCGGGCGAAGGGCTTCATCCTGCCGCCAAACCGGAGGCTGTATTGTCCCGCAGGGCATTCATCAGGACGGCGATTGGGGCAGGACTCGCCATTGCGGTCGGCCCGTCGTTCCTCCGATGGATCGGCAGCCAGCTGAGCTCGGGAACGAACTACGATCAAGAGGCTGTGTCGGATGCCAATAAGCTGTTTCCGGCGCCGGCGCCTCTTCCGGCGTCCAGTCCGCCGATTGGCGGCGGCAGCAAAGGCTCGTTCCGCATTTATACGGTTACGCCGATTCCGCATTTCGATAACAGCACCTTCTCCTTTACCGTCGACGGTCTCGTGAACAAGAAGCTGCAGTGGAACTGGGAGCAGTTCGTGGCGCTGAAGCGCGAGGTGCAGGTGAGCGATTTTCACTGCGTGACGGGCTGGTCGGTGTACAACAATACATGGGAAGGCATCAAGCTGAAGGATTTCCTGGCGATGGCGGGCGTAAAGCCGGGCGCGAAGACGGTAAAGCTATACTCCGGAGATGGGGTATACACGGACTCGCTGACGCTTGATCAGGCGTCCATGGACGATGTGCTCGTTGCGCTGATGCACGACGGCAAACCGATTCCGAGCGATCTGGGCGGTCCTGTCCGCCTTGTCGTGCCGAAGATGTACACCTACAAATCCGTGAAGTGGCTGAACCGGATTGAACTGATCGACAGCGACCATACCGGATACTGGGAGGAGCGCGGTTACTCCAACGATGCGTGGGTGTAG
- a CDS encoding response regulator transcription factor — protein sequence MNGTIVIADDENNITDVCRRYLEREGCRVLVAHDGMQALRLWEQHAPDLLVLDLMMPQLDGWQVCETVRQHSDVPIIMLTARGEEPDRLLGLTMGADDYITKPFSPRELVLRVKNILRRTQRPAASAGAGNGPAHRGGESSHGPEFGAALQFDGLAIFPDERRVVACGTEAELTVKEFDLLLTLASSPGRVFSRSQLLSGIWDIGFEGDTTTVTVHIRRLREKMEPVPSEPRWIKTVWGIGYKFDAKGQP from the coding sequence TTGAACGGAACGATTGTCATTGCCGACGATGAAAATAATATTACGGACGTGTGCCGGCGATATTTGGAGCGGGAAGGCTGCCGGGTGCTGGTCGCGCATGACGGGATGCAAGCGCTTCGCTTATGGGAGCAGCATGCGCCCGATCTGCTCGTTCTGGATCTCATGATGCCGCAGCTGGACGGCTGGCAGGTATGCGAGACGGTGCGCCAGCACAGCGACGTGCCGATTATTATGCTGACGGCGCGCGGCGAGGAGCCGGACCGGCTGCTGGGGCTGACGATGGGCGCCGATGACTACATAACGAAGCCATTCAGTCCGCGGGAGCTCGTGCTGCGCGTCAAGAACATCCTGCGCCGCACGCAGCGGCCCGCAGCCTCCGCCGGAGCGGGAAACGGGCCCGCACATCGCGGCGGCGAAAGCAGCCATGGCCCCGAGTTCGGGGCCGCGCTGCAGTTCGACGGCCTGGCGATCTTCCCCGACGAGCGGCGCGTAGTGGCCTGCGGAACGGAGGCGGAGCTGACGGTCAAGGAATTCGACCTGCTCTTAACGCTGGCGAGCTCGCCGGGCCGCGTCTTCTCCCGCAGCCAGCTGCTCAGCGGGATATGGGATATTGGATTCGAGGGCGACACGACGACGGTGACGGTGCATATCCGCAGGCTGCGGGAGAAAATGGAGCCTGTTCCGTCCGAACCGCGCTGGATTAAGACGGTCTGGGGCATCGGCTACAAATTCGATGCCAAGGGTCAGCCATGA
- a CDS encoding cell wall metabolism sensor histidine kinase WalK has protein sequence MKLRVYLLLANGMSILLIVAILLFLYRYMLLSERQFIWLTLASLGAGLLSGLLHFMLVRPVEAAVRRVGEGSARIARGDLSVRVPLVGPAELKTLAGQFNEMGDQLEQSFRQLQAVETARRELVANMAHDLRTPLASLQAYAEALEDGILQDEPTKRRYLGTIRSESVRLGKLIQQLFEISTLDAKVDAGARGAGTSGQHAEKPASRPAETERAAASGQEASPDADACVLEDALVEVLPRFAPSMEAKSLRLDISLPQQTLVCRIAPQSLGRVLQNLLENAVRYSPPGGVLRIEAYRKLSGAVYVGISDEGEGVPDEDRERIFERFYRVDRSRGSQSGGAGLGLSIAKSLVEQAGGSIGVVRGGSLDAGGQDGSVFWFTVPGVDGSQPHAEERDRA, from the coding sequence ATGAAGCTTCGGGTGTATTTGCTGCTCGCCAACGGGATGAGCATTCTGCTGATCGTCGCTATTCTATTGTTTCTTTACCGTTACATGCTCTTGTCTGAGCGGCAATTTATATGGCTGACGCTGGCATCGCTCGGCGCGGGTCTGTTGTCGGGCCTGCTGCATTTCATGCTCGTGCGGCCTGTGGAAGCGGCCGTTCGGCGAGTAGGCGAAGGATCGGCCCGCATCGCAAGGGGAGACCTTAGCGTGCGCGTGCCGCTAGTAGGGCCTGCCGAGCTGAAGACGCTGGCCGGCCAGTTCAATGAGATGGGCGATCAACTGGAGCAGAGCTTCCGGCAGCTGCAAGCCGTGGAGACGGCAAGGCGCGAGCTCGTAGCGAACATGGCGCATGACCTGCGCACGCCGCTTGCTTCGCTGCAGGCCTATGCCGAGGCGCTGGAGGATGGCATTCTGCAGGATGAACCGACGAAGCGCCGGTACCTGGGCACGATCCGCAGCGAAAGCGTCCGTCTCGGCAAGCTGATTCAGCAGCTGTTCGAAATTTCCACGCTGGACGCGAAGGTGGATGCAGGGGCGCGCGGTGCCGGAACTTCTGGCCAGCACGCCGAGAAGCCCGCGAGTCGTCCGGCCGAAACGGAGCGTGCCGCGGCCTCGGGCCAAGAGGCTTCGCCGGATGCCGACGCTTGCGTGCTGGAAGATGCGCTGGTAGAGGTGCTGCCCCGGTTTGCGCCGTCCATGGAAGCGAAGTCGCTTCGGCTGGATATATCGCTCCCTCAGCAGACCTTGGTTTGCCGAATCGCCCCGCAGTCGCTCGGGCGTGTGCTGCAGAATTTGCTGGAGAACGCTGTTCGCTATTCTCCGCCGGGCGGCGTGCTGCGTATAGAGGCTTACCGCAAGCTGTCCGGTGCTGTCTACGTGGGCATTTCCGATGAAGGCGAAGGCGTGCCGGACGAGGATCGAGAGCGGATATTCGAGCGGTTCTACCGGGTGGACCGGTCGCGGGGCAGCCAGAGCGGAGGAGCAGGCCTTGGCCTCTCCATTGCCAAATCGCTCGTGGAGCAGGCGGGAGGCAGCATCGGCGTTGTTCGCGGCGGCAGCTTGGACGCAGGCGGACAAGACGGCAGCGTCTTCTGGTTCACTGTACCCGGCGTAGATGGGTCGCAGCCGCATGCGGAGGAGCGCGATCGGGCGTAA